The following nucleotide sequence is from Chryseobacterium sp. CY350.
TTTGCAAATGCAGACAAGGCTGAAAGAGAACTCAACTGGAAATCTGAAACATCACTTGTAGAAGCATTAAAAACGGTATGGAATTGGCAGCAATATCTAGAGTCACGAAAAAATTAGTACAATAGAACACATTTATATTTTATATGAAAACAGATAGAATTGGAATAACATTTTCCTCATTTGATTTACTTCACGCAGGTCATATCAAAATGCTTGAAGAAGCTAAAACTGTATGCGATTACCTTATTGTAGGATTACAAATCGATCCTTCGCATGATCGTCCTACGAAAAACAGACCTACGCAGACTATTGTCGAAAGATATATTCAGTTGAAAGCGGTAAACGCTGTGGACGAGATTATCCCTTACTACACAGAAGAAGATCTTGAGGATATTCTTAAATCTTTTGTAATTGATGTAAGAATCATTGGAGATGATTATATGGACAGAGATTTCACCGGAAAAAAATACTGCGAAGAAAAAGGCATTGAGATTTTTTATAATAAAAGAGATCACAGATTTTCATCAAGCGATTTACGGAAAAGAATTTATGAAGCCGAAATGGCAAAACTGAAATAACAAAATCCCGAAAGTTTACTTTCGGGATTTTTTGTGGTTTATAATGTAATTGATTACTACATAGGACCTTGCTGATCGTCTCCTGTAGCGTTCGCATTAACGTCTTTTTTTCTCTTTGGCTGCTCAATTTTTTCACCTTGCTTAAATCTGTAGGTAAGCGAAACCGCAAACTGTCTCGGCTGCCATTGCATATATGATTCTCTGCTGAAATCTGCAGTTGTA
It contains:
- a CDS encoding adenylyltransferase/cytidyltransferase family protein, with the translated sequence MKTDRIGITFSSFDLLHAGHIKMLEEAKTVCDYLIVGLQIDPSHDRPTKNRPTQTIVERYIQLKAVNAVDEIIPYYTEEDLEDILKSFVIDVRIIGDDYMDRDFTGKKYCEEKGIEIFYNKRDHRFSSSDLRKRIYEAEMAKLK